Proteins encoded within one genomic window of Salmo trutta chromosome 11, fSalTru1.1, whole genome shotgun sequence:
- the LOC115202439 gene encoding zinc finger protein 180 isoform X2: METVFKAAMYEITRLVEDSFLKEVSRSREQVESLKKRLQWSESRRRDRDKERGRRGKCADCGRVDEETEERSSGTSQTGVERGRDLKQEKVPGEEWSSCGGVAGETAFNDLEEAEATIPRRTFEVVRGLSKLLEADATTPRRISESTEVAGQKLDILLKEEPLHNTELRERWGVCLDEADGSDVSGSFSEQELQQCQDDWASGLDQDPEPSGPEGDSGDPSQPLYRPRYSVEELGVGFEKSGYGSGDSGGHLLDMEGLDRLPGSPSRLGALSYGAVGHYQVNLGGSEGGDHHHRSHMPGPHRSRRKQVGSPTPSPHPEVGDRNCLLINEEGYLQDSSVLYPEHGVAESGNRAGHSGLTSLHSGSSAHNNNTESLYGAAEDFGHSLNLRDRSQEQVTGGVGRHHACNQCTMTFPDSSSLKAHKQKHKMGRGSSTGLGSGPLYSCTQCGKTFTQACNLKVHQRVHQAKGLHLCSHCGKGFTSFSDLKRHKCSQTTDKPYCCSICGNKFSRLWNLKVHQRIHTQEKPHCCTMCDKSFTRADILKVHLRTHTGERPYCCSVCGLSFKRLAHLKSHQRKHRPSLLD, translated from the exons ATGGAGACGGTATTCAAGGCTGCAATGTACGAAATCACCAGGCTGGTGGAGGATAGCTTCCTCAAGGAGGTGTCCCGGAGCCGGGAGCAGGTCGAGTCACTGAAGAAGCGGCTGCAGTGGTCGGAGAGCAGACGCAGGGatagggacaaagagagaggccGGAGGGGGAAGTGTGCCGACTGTGGGAGAGTTGACGAGGAAACCGAGGAGAGAAGCTCTGGAACCTCACAGACAG GTGTGGAGAGGGGGCGTGACCTGAAGCAGGAGAAGGTACCAGGGGAGGAGTGGAGCAGCTGTGGGGGCGTGGCCGGGGAGACAGCCTTCAATGATCTGGAGGAGGCTGAGGCCACCATTCCAAGGAGAACCTTTGAGGTAGTTAGAGGACTGAGTAAACTCTTGGAGGCTGATGCCACCACCCCTAGGAGAATCTCTGAG TCCACAGAGGTCGCAGGTCAGAAGCTGGATATCCTGCTGAAAGAGGAGCCTCTCCACAACACTGAGCTGCGGGAGAGATGGGGCGTCTGCCTGGATG AGGCCGATGGTTCAGACGTCTCGGGGAGTTTCAGTGAGCAGGAGCTGCAGCAGTGCCAGGATGACTGGGCGTCTGGTCTAGACCAGGATCCTGAACCATCGGGTCCCGAGGGAGACTCAGGAGACCCCAGCCAACCTCTCTACCGCCCCCGCTACAGCGTGGAGGAACTGGGGGTCGGCTTTGAGAAGTCTGGTTACGGCAGTGGTGATAGTGGAGGCCATCTTCTAGACATGGAAGGGCTGGATAGGCTTCCTGGTTCCCCGTCTCGTCTGGGGGCGCTGAGCTACGGAGCTGTGGGTCACTACCAAGTGAACCTGGGGGGGTCTGAGGGGGGAGACCATCACCATCGCTCCCACATGCCTGGCCCCCATCGGAGCCGGAGGAAGCAGGTGGGGTCGCCAACGCCATCCCCCCACCCGGAGGTGGGAGACCGGAACTGCCTGTTGATCAACGAGGAGGGGTACCTGCAGGACTCCAGTGTCTTGTACCCTGAACACGGTGTCGCAGAGTCGGGTAACAGAGCTGGCCACAGCGGGCTAACCTCCCTCCACTCTGGAAGCTCAgcccacaacaacaacacagagagccTGTATGGTGCCGCTGAAGACTTTGGACACTCTTTAAACCTCAGAGATCGTTCACAAGAGCAGGTTACAGGAGGAGTGGGGAGGCATCATGCCTGCAATCAATGTACAATGACCTTCCCAGACTCTAGTTCCCTCAAGGCCCACAAGCAGAAACACAAAATGGGGAGAGGGTCGAGTACAGGGTTAGGGTCTGGGCCTCTGTACTCCTGCACCCAGTGCGGTAAGACCTTCACCCAGGCCTGCAACCTCAAGGTCCACCAGCGGGTCCACCAGGCCAAGGGACTCCACCTCTGCAGCCATTGCGGCAAGGGCTTCACCTCCTTCTCCGACCTGAAGAGGCACAAGTGCAGCCAGACTACAGACAAGCCCTACTGCTGCTCCATCTGTGGGAACAAGTTCAGTCGGCTCTGGAACCTGAAGGTGCATCAGCGTATTCACACGCAGGAGAAACCCCACTGCTGCACTATGTGTGACAAGAGCTTCACGCGGGCAGACATTTTGAAAGTGCACCTGCGCACCCACACTGGGGAGAGACCGTACTGCTGTTCTGTGTGTGGACTCAGCTTCAAACGACTGGCACATCTGAAATCACACCAGCGCAAACACAGGCCGAGTCTCCTGGACTGA
- the LOC115202439 gene encoding zinc finger protein 180 isoform X1 gives MMSEAIVTFQSQLSGVMETVFKAAMYEITRLVEDSFLKEVSRSREQVESLKKRLQWSESRRRDRDKERGRRGKCADCGRVDEETEERSSGTSQTGVERGRDLKQEKVPGEEWSSCGGVAGETAFNDLEEAEATIPRRTFEVVRGLSKLLEADATTPRRISESTEVAGQKLDILLKEEPLHNTELRERWGVCLDEADGSDVSGSFSEQELQQCQDDWASGLDQDPEPSGPEGDSGDPSQPLYRPRYSVEELGVGFEKSGYGSGDSGGHLLDMEGLDRLPGSPSRLGALSYGAVGHYQVNLGGSEGGDHHHRSHMPGPHRSRRKQVGSPTPSPHPEVGDRNCLLINEEGYLQDSSVLYPEHGVAESGNRAGHSGLTSLHSGSSAHNNNTESLYGAAEDFGHSLNLRDRSQEQVTGGVGRHHACNQCTMTFPDSSSLKAHKQKHKMGRGSSTGLGSGPLYSCTQCGKTFTQACNLKVHQRVHQAKGLHLCSHCGKGFTSFSDLKRHKCSQTTDKPYCCSICGNKFSRLWNLKVHQRIHTQEKPHCCTMCDKSFTRADILKVHLRTHTGERPYCCSVCGLSFKRLAHLKSHQRKHRPSLLD, from the exons ATGATGTCTGAAGCCATCGTAACCTTCCAGTCTCAGCTCTCCGGAGTCATGGAGACGGTATTCAAGGCTGCAATGTACGAAATCACCAGGCTGGTGGAGGATAGCTTCCTCAAGGAGGTGTCCCGGAGCCGGGAGCAGGTCGAGTCACTGAAGAAGCGGCTGCAGTGGTCGGAGAGCAGACGCAGGGatagggacaaagagagaggccGGAGGGGGAAGTGTGCCGACTGTGGGAGAGTTGACGAGGAAACCGAGGAGAGAAGCTCTGGAACCTCACAGACAG GTGTGGAGAGGGGGCGTGACCTGAAGCAGGAGAAGGTACCAGGGGAGGAGTGGAGCAGCTGTGGGGGCGTGGCCGGGGAGACAGCCTTCAATGATCTGGAGGAGGCTGAGGCCACCATTCCAAGGAGAACCTTTGAGGTAGTTAGAGGACTGAGTAAACTCTTGGAGGCTGATGCCACCACCCCTAGGAGAATCTCTGAG TCCACAGAGGTCGCAGGTCAGAAGCTGGATATCCTGCTGAAAGAGGAGCCTCTCCACAACACTGAGCTGCGGGAGAGATGGGGCGTCTGCCTGGATG AGGCCGATGGTTCAGACGTCTCGGGGAGTTTCAGTGAGCAGGAGCTGCAGCAGTGCCAGGATGACTGGGCGTCTGGTCTAGACCAGGATCCTGAACCATCGGGTCCCGAGGGAGACTCAGGAGACCCCAGCCAACCTCTCTACCGCCCCCGCTACAGCGTGGAGGAACTGGGGGTCGGCTTTGAGAAGTCTGGTTACGGCAGTGGTGATAGTGGAGGCCATCTTCTAGACATGGAAGGGCTGGATAGGCTTCCTGGTTCCCCGTCTCGTCTGGGGGCGCTGAGCTACGGAGCTGTGGGTCACTACCAAGTGAACCTGGGGGGGTCTGAGGGGGGAGACCATCACCATCGCTCCCACATGCCTGGCCCCCATCGGAGCCGGAGGAAGCAGGTGGGGTCGCCAACGCCATCCCCCCACCCGGAGGTGGGAGACCGGAACTGCCTGTTGATCAACGAGGAGGGGTACCTGCAGGACTCCAGTGTCTTGTACCCTGAACACGGTGTCGCAGAGTCGGGTAACAGAGCTGGCCACAGCGGGCTAACCTCCCTCCACTCTGGAAGCTCAgcccacaacaacaacacagagagccTGTATGGTGCCGCTGAAGACTTTGGACACTCTTTAAACCTCAGAGATCGTTCACAAGAGCAGGTTACAGGAGGAGTGGGGAGGCATCATGCCTGCAATCAATGTACAATGACCTTCCCAGACTCTAGTTCCCTCAAGGCCCACAAGCAGAAACACAAAATGGGGAGAGGGTCGAGTACAGGGTTAGGGTCTGGGCCTCTGTACTCCTGCACCCAGTGCGGTAAGACCTTCACCCAGGCCTGCAACCTCAAGGTCCACCAGCGGGTCCACCAGGCCAAGGGACTCCACCTCTGCAGCCATTGCGGCAAGGGCTTCACCTCCTTCTCCGACCTGAAGAGGCACAAGTGCAGCCAGACTACAGACAAGCCCTACTGCTGCTCCATCTGTGGGAACAAGTTCAGTCGGCTCTGGAACCTGAAGGTGCATCAGCGTATTCACACGCAGGAGAAACCCCACTGCTGCACTATGTGTGACAAGAGCTTCACGCGGGCAGACATTTTGAAAGTGCACCTGCGCACCCACACTGGGGAGAGACCGTACTGCTGTTCTGTGTGTGGACTCAGCTTCAAACGACTGGCACATCTGAAATCACACCAGCGCAAACACAGGCCGAGTCTCCTGGACTGA
- the LOC115202439 gene encoding zinc finger protein 180 isoform X3 — MMSEAIVTFQSQLSGVMETVFKAAMYEITRLVEDSFLKEVSRSREQVESLKKRLQWSESRRRDRDKERGRRGKCADCGRVDEETEERSSGTSQTGVERGRDLKQEKVPGEEWSSCGGVAGETAFNDLEEAEATIPRRTFESTEVAGQKLDILLKEEPLHNTELRERWGVCLDEADGSDVSGSFSEQELQQCQDDWASGLDQDPEPSGPEGDSGDPSQPLYRPRYSVEELGVGFEKSGYGSGDSGGHLLDMEGLDRLPGSPSRLGALSYGAVGHYQVNLGGSEGGDHHHRSHMPGPHRSRRKQVGSPTPSPHPEVGDRNCLLINEEGYLQDSSVLYPEHGVAESGNRAGHSGLTSLHSGSSAHNNNTESLYGAAEDFGHSLNLRDRSQEQVTGGVGRHHACNQCTMTFPDSSSLKAHKQKHKMGRGSSTGLGSGPLYSCTQCGKTFTQACNLKVHQRVHQAKGLHLCSHCGKGFTSFSDLKRHKCSQTTDKPYCCSICGNKFSRLWNLKVHQRIHTQEKPHCCTMCDKSFTRADILKVHLRTHTGERPYCCSVCGLSFKRLAHLKSHQRKHRPSLLD; from the exons ATGATGTCTGAAGCCATCGTAACCTTCCAGTCTCAGCTCTCCGGAGTCATGGAGACGGTATTCAAGGCTGCAATGTACGAAATCACCAGGCTGGTGGAGGATAGCTTCCTCAAGGAGGTGTCCCGGAGCCGGGAGCAGGTCGAGTCACTGAAGAAGCGGCTGCAGTGGTCGGAGAGCAGACGCAGGGatagggacaaagagagaggccGGAGGGGGAAGTGTGCCGACTGTGGGAGAGTTGACGAGGAAACCGAGGAGAGAAGCTCTGGAACCTCACAGACAG GTGTGGAGAGGGGGCGTGACCTGAAGCAGGAGAAGGTACCAGGGGAGGAGTGGAGCAGCTGTGGGGGCGTGGCCGGGGAGACAGCCTTCAATGATCTGGAGGAGGCTGAGGCCACCATTCCAAGGAGAACCTTTGAG TCCACAGAGGTCGCAGGTCAGAAGCTGGATATCCTGCTGAAAGAGGAGCCTCTCCACAACACTGAGCTGCGGGAGAGATGGGGCGTCTGCCTGGATG AGGCCGATGGTTCAGACGTCTCGGGGAGTTTCAGTGAGCAGGAGCTGCAGCAGTGCCAGGATGACTGGGCGTCTGGTCTAGACCAGGATCCTGAACCATCGGGTCCCGAGGGAGACTCAGGAGACCCCAGCCAACCTCTCTACCGCCCCCGCTACAGCGTGGAGGAACTGGGGGTCGGCTTTGAGAAGTCTGGTTACGGCAGTGGTGATAGTGGAGGCCATCTTCTAGACATGGAAGGGCTGGATAGGCTTCCTGGTTCCCCGTCTCGTCTGGGGGCGCTGAGCTACGGAGCTGTGGGTCACTACCAAGTGAACCTGGGGGGGTCTGAGGGGGGAGACCATCACCATCGCTCCCACATGCCTGGCCCCCATCGGAGCCGGAGGAAGCAGGTGGGGTCGCCAACGCCATCCCCCCACCCGGAGGTGGGAGACCGGAACTGCCTGTTGATCAACGAGGAGGGGTACCTGCAGGACTCCAGTGTCTTGTACCCTGAACACGGTGTCGCAGAGTCGGGTAACAGAGCTGGCCACAGCGGGCTAACCTCCCTCCACTCTGGAAGCTCAgcccacaacaacaacacagagagccTGTATGGTGCCGCTGAAGACTTTGGACACTCTTTAAACCTCAGAGATCGTTCACAAGAGCAGGTTACAGGAGGAGTGGGGAGGCATCATGCCTGCAATCAATGTACAATGACCTTCCCAGACTCTAGTTCCCTCAAGGCCCACAAGCAGAAACACAAAATGGGGAGAGGGTCGAGTACAGGGTTAGGGTCTGGGCCTCTGTACTCCTGCACCCAGTGCGGTAAGACCTTCACCCAGGCCTGCAACCTCAAGGTCCACCAGCGGGTCCACCAGGCCAAGGGACTCCACCTCTGCAGCCATTGCGGCAAGGGCTTCACCTCCTTCTCCGACCTGAAGAGGCACAAGTGCAGCCAGACTACAGACAAGCCCTACTGCTGCTCCATCTGTGGGAACAAGTTCAGTCGGCTCTGGAACCTGAAGGTGCATCAGCGTATTCACACGCAGGAGAAACCCCACTGCTGCACTATGTGTGACAAGAGCTTCACGCGGGCAGACATTTTGAAAGTGCACCTGCGCACCCACACTGGGGAGAGACCGTACTGCTGTTCTGTGTGTGGACTCAGCTTCAAACGACTGGCACATCTGAAATCACACCAGCGCAAACACAGGCCGAGTCTCCTGGACTGA
- the LOC115202438 gene encoding uncharacterized protein LOC115202438 — protein sequence MAATNMSNDGFHIQFASVMESVLKTAVTETTKLFETTIGDLRAEISRIKEENEDLKSRLRSHEITKRWTGESERQTAEPRPSQSTTRIGKCDIGVQCVLTKQALPRAGEQHLREEDQGTELHCGAYDEEGNPQMAFVLIKQEVDWEADYSDDYSPGYILLKKEGGDPPTLVRRQPLRELPGRALVPPGAVRALINRYTQERPPTTQSTSGAAAAVLQGDPDTQEPPQALSPSQPRTKEVTRGSTGQDQAPGAEQQSLVIPAAESPSTSHLTESPQSAATIQSTSTVLSAVMVQSTVTTLSIETVQSTVTVKSTAAASERLPPVLSGLPRTPLQDTQPSPVPPRPPRSSPSQSHTDVLPVAHPIAVPSTQPARPTAVPDGPPAAPPTQPQPPTVLEQLGIARATSLTPLVQSTPSPTVLTEPAGPPEKQVSLVTEHVQRYPTVPRPKSPAVPERTSDEAPVQLSAPAVTTPSPSGPFQMSKTPFLAQLSVVPLVRALPRLKEDEEEEEGEEYEGQEDEGGLSSLPATSTEAVTTRSVATETTPAGEKKEEIVVQVGGSRKSSRRESILSGLRLRLRPRPRDSTPSPVVAKKPRGQRTAPLDHDYSMVMQNRGEKSRESHVDQDVVEDTANGETADDKSSGQGSSNHIISEEEGGANTDVNSPTRKSPFGGGVSKSKKRSMTWVQAQRGLALAQAKRSRSKVTKASQRGLRSELRGLVTQTQFLPSNPQCRLSYSPSPCAASTSSPRRTSPRQATGANVNPSPTTPPHTQPHPFKVTSTTPRRLTPSLVAAAALHLKRSPSTRQPIPFTGSLRSGFKKSPQSPLMFQQARHYLQSQPMWSPPVPYQLQQSPQAPRKRLAKNQCADCGRVLSSAAALESHASLHTGKRPFVCSACGKDFPNLKGLNRHDRVHGNQRGHQCPQCSKTFVYRFGLTKHEQMVHSGVRPFACLICGKCFAIRRDMETHLRVHTGEKPFACSLCVKRFKRRVELNVHLRWHNGEKRHWCSYCSKGFLDYNNLKRHKLVHTGEKPYTCSECGKHFKQTGHLKKHLKTIHKDR from the exons ATGGCTGCCACCAACATGTCGAACGACGGGTTTCATATTCAGTTCGCCTCTGTTATGGAGAGTGTATTGAAGACGGCAGTCACCGAGACAACGAAACTTTTCGAAACAACTATTGGGGATCTGCGAGCCGAAATATCCAGAATAAAAGAAGAGAACGAGGACCTCAAATCAAGGCTTCGATCCCATGAAATAACGAAGAGATGGACCGGTGAAAGTGAACGCCAAACCGCAGAACCTAGACCGAGTCAAAGTACAACACGTATTGGAAAATGTGACATCGGCGTTCAATGCG TTCTGACAAAGCAGGCTTTACCTCGGGCTGGGGAGCAGCACCTGCGGGAGGAGGACCAGGGGACTGAGCTGCACTGTGGAGCGTATGACGAGGAGGGCAACCCACAGATGGCCTTTGTTCTGATCAAACAGGAGGTGGATTGG GAGGCAGACTATTCTGATGACTACTCCCCCGGGTACATACTGCTGAAGAAGGAGGGGGGAGATCCCCCGACTCTGGTCCGTAGACAACCTCTCAGAGAGTTACCAGGCAGAG CCCTGGTCCCTCCTGGAGCCGTCAGGGCCCTGATCAACCGTTACACCCAGGAAAGGCCTCCCACCACCCAGTCTACCTCAGGAGCTGCAGCGGCCGTCCTCCAGGGAGATCCAGACACCCAAGAGCCCCCCCAGGctctcagcccatcccagcccagGACCAAAGAGGTTACCAGGGGCAGTACAGGCCAGGACCAGGCCCCTGGAGCAGAACAGCAGTCATTGGTAATACCAGCAGCAGAGTCTCCATCAACATCACACCTGACAGAATCTCCTCAATCAGCAGCCACTATCCAGTCTACATCAACTGTCCTGTCTGCTGTAATGGTCCAGTCCACGGTAACTACTCTGTCAATAGAAACTGTCCAGTCGACCGTAACGGTGAAGTCGACAGCAGCAGCGTCAGAGCGCCTGCCACCTGTCCTCTCCGGGTTACCCAGAACCCCTCTTCAGGATACACAGCCCAGCCCCGTACCCCCTCGTCCACCCCGATCATCACCATCACAGTCCCACACAGACGTTCTACCTGTAGCTCATCCAATAGCAGTGCCCTCAACACAACCAGCTAGGCCTACAGCTGTACCTGATGGACCACCGGCCGCACCACCAACACAACCGCAACCGCCTACAGTTTTGGAGCAGTTGGGTATTGCCAGGGCAACATCGCTAACACCACTGGTCCAGTCCACTCCTTCTCCAACTGTGTTGACAGAACCTGCCGGCCCCCCTGAGAAGCAGGTGTCGTTGGTCACTGAGCATGTGCAACGCTACCCCACTGTGCCACGACCGAAGTCACCTGCTGTCCCAGAGAGGACGTCTGATGAAGCCCCTGTACAGCTGTCAGCCCCTGCTGTAACTACACCCTCACCCTCTGGCCCCTTTCAAATGTCTAAGACACCGTTTTTAGCTCAGTTGTCAGTAGTACCCCTAGTACGCGCCCTGCCGAGGTTGAAGGAAGacgaggaggaagaagagggggaggaataTGAAGGGCAGGAAGATGAGGGAGGGCTTTCTTCCCTCCCTGCCACTTCTACGGAAGCTGTGACAACCAGGTCTGTTGCTACGGAGACGACCCCCGCCGGCGAGAAAAAGGAGGAGATTGTTGTCCAGGTAGGCGGCAGCCGAAAGTCAAGTCGACGTGAATCGATCCTCTCTGGTCTCCGCCTCCGCTTAAGGCCTCGCCCCCGGGACAGTACTCCATCTCCCGTGGTTGCTAAGAAACCCAGAGGACAGAGAACCGCCCCTCTAGACCATGACTACTCAATGGTGATGCAGAACAGAGGAGAAAAGTCCAGGGAATCACACGTTGACCAGGATGTAGTAGAGGACACCGCTAACGGTGAGACGGCTGACGACAAGTCTAGTGGACAAGGAAGTAGTAACCACATCATCagtgaggaagagggaggagctAACACTGATGTGAACTCTCCGACCAGAAAGTCACCTTTTGGTGGAGGTGTGTCCAAATCCAAGAAGAGAAGCATGACCTGGGTGCAGGCTCAGAGAGGTTTGGCTCTAGCCCAGGCTAAGAGGAGTAGGTCAAAGGTCACCAAGGCCTCACAGAGAGGTCTGAGGTCAGAGCTAAGAGGTCTGGTCACACAGACACAGTTTCTGCCTTCTAACCCACAGTGCCGCCTGTCATACAGCCCTAGCCCTTGTGCTGCCTCCACATCCAGCCCACGCCGCACCAGCCCTCGCCAAGCTACGGGAGCGAACGTGAACCCTTCCCCTACCACCCCTCCTCACACACAGCCTCACCCGTTCAAGGTCACTTCCACCACCCCTCGCCGCTTAACACCTAGTTTGGTGGCTGCGGCGGCTTTACATTTGAAACGGTCTCCCTCCACCCGTCAACCTATTCCGTTCACCGGCAGCCTTCGCTCTGGCTTCAAAAAGTCCCCCCAGAGCCCACTGATGTTCCAGCAGGCGCGGCATTACCTGCAATCACAACCGATGTGGTCGCCACCGGTACCATACCAGCTCCAACAGTCTCCCCAGGCTCCACGGAAACGTCTCGCCAAGAACCAGTGTGCAGACTGTGGTCGTGTCCTGAGCAGCGCTGCTGCTTTAGAGAGTCACGCCTCCCTCCATACGGGGAAGCGCCCATTCGTCTGCTCAGCCTGCGGCAAGGACTTCCCCAACCTCAAAGGCCTCAACCGCCACGACCGTGTCCATGGCAACCAGCGGGGCCATCAGTGTCCGCAGTGCAGCAAGACCTTCGTCTACCGCTTCGGCCTGACTAAGCACGAGCAGATGGTCCATAGCGGTGTGCGCCCGTTCGCCTGCCTGATCTGTGGCAAATGCTTCGCCATTCGGCGCGACATGGAGACGCATCTCCGcgttcacactggagagaaaccatttGCCTGCTCCCTCTGTGTGAAGCGGTTCAAGAGGCGTGTGGAACTGAATGTTCACCTGAGGTGGCACAACGGGGAGAAGAGACACTGGTGTTCGTACTGCAGCAAGGGCTTTCTGGATTACAATAATCTAAAGAGGCACAAACTGGTCCACACCGGAGAGAAACCCTACACCTGCTCTGAGTGTGGCAAGCACTTCAAACAGACTGGCCATCTGAAGAAACACCTGAAGACAATACACAAAGACCGATAG